A segment of the Streptomyces sp. L2 genome:
CGCCAGGAACGGCATGCAGCTGCGGGACCGGCCGGGCCGGGGCAGCCGGCGGATCCGGTTCGGGCGGCAGGGCGAGACCGTGTCGATCTTCCGCAGGACCCGCGGCCCGAGCGTCCGCGGCAACCCCCGCTGGTACCTGCCGGCCGACGGCACCCGGGCCTGGGGCGCTGCCCGCTACATCGACAACGTCGCCCCCGCGCCACGCTGGTGCTGATCAGCACGGCACACAACACGACCTATTTGGGTAGGTTCCGGACATGACGAAGGCCGGAACCACCCTCACGGCGACCCAGGCCCCGCCCCCCGTCGTACGGCTCCCCCGCCGCCGCGGCATCGAACTCGCCCTGATCGTGCTGGCCGTCGTGCTGTCGGTGTACGGCTACTGTGCCGTCGGCCTCGCCCGCACCGGCACCGTCCCGCCCGGCGCGGTCGGCTACGGCGCCGGACTCGGCGTCCTCGCCCTGTGCGCGCACATCGCCGTCCGCATCCGCGCGCCGTACGCCGACCCCCTGCCGCTGCCCATCGGCGTGCTGCTCAACGG
Coding sequences within it:
- a CDS encoding SH3 domain-containing protein, whose product is MSLRFAVTAAGDDRHPRLHQGILTARNGMQLRDRPGRGSRRIRFGRQGETVSIFRRTRGPSVRGNPRWYLPADGTRAWGAARYIDNVAPAPRWC